From a region of the Sporosarcina ureilytica genome:
- the trxB gene encoding thioredoxin-disulfide reductase, with the protein MTTEKIYDVIIVGAGPAGLTAAVYTSRANLSTLMLERGAPGGQMATTEDIENYPGFDHILGPDLSVKMFEHARKFGAEYAFGDVTDVQDGDDYKTIFVGEQQYKARTIIITTGAEYRKIGIPGEEELTGSGVSYCAVCDGAFFRDKEIIVVGGGDSAVEEGAYLTRFAKKVTIIHRRDQLRAQKILQDRAFANEKIEFIWNTTLKEVNGKDGKIDSVTLVSTEDGSEREFKTDGMFVYVGMDPLTKPFKHLGILDENGYIQTNDIMETEVPGIYAAGDVREKLLRQIVTATGDGSIAAQAVQQYIEKLNDQSTIEA; encoded by the coding sequence ATGACTACGGAAAAGATTTATGACGTAATAATTGTAGGTGCTGGCCCTGCTGGTTTAACAGCGGCAGTTTATACTTCGCGTGCAAACCTTTCGACATTAATGCTTGAAAGAGGCGCACCAGGCGGACAAATGGCAACGACTGAAGATATTGAAAACTATCCAGGATTTGATCATATACTTGGACCGGATTTATCTGTTAAAATGTTTGAACACGCACGTAAATTTGGTGCAGAATATGCATTCGGTGATGTCACGGATGTTCAAGACGGCGACGATTATAAAACAATTTTCGTTGGCGAACAGCAATATAAAGCACGTACAATTATCATTACAACAGGTGCAGAATATAGAAAAATTGGCATTCCAGGTGAAGAAGAGCTTACGGGAAGCGGCGTAAGTTACTGTGCAGTCTGTGACGGTGCGTTTTTCCGTGACAAGGAAATCATCGTTGTTGGCGGAGGAGACTCAGCTGTTGAAGAAGGTGCTTATTTAACACGCTTCGCGAAAAAGGTAACAATCATTCACCGTCGTGATCAGCTACGTGCACAAAAGATTCTTCAAGACCGTGCTTTCGCGAATGAAAAAATAGAATTTATTTGGAATACAACACTAAAAGAAGTCAATGGCAAAGACGGGAAAATTGACTCGGTTACCCTAGTTTCCACTGAAGATGGTTCAGAAAGAGAATTTAAAACAGATGGCATGTTTGTCTACGTCGGAATGGATCCTCTGACAAAACCGTTCAAACATCTAGGCATTCTCGATGAAAATGGGTATATCCAGACGAATGACATTATGGAAACAGAAGTGCCAGGCATTTATGCGGCAGGAGATGTACGTGAAAAATTACTGCGTCAAATCGTCACTGCAACAGGCGACGGCAGTATTGCAGCGCAAGCCGTTCAACAATATATTGAAAAACTAAATGATCAATCCACAATCGAAGCTTAA
- a CDS encoding NUDIX domain-containing protein has protein sequence MQRIANLLVLKDNHVLLLKKPRRGWYVAPGGKVNPGESIYEAAVREFTEETGTTPITPHLKGTYTMVIQDEKEQIVKDEWMLFTFIAYDLQGTPFEKTIEGELEWHPVENLQTLPMAEGDRTNLLFAVSNQGMQYGTFTYTEQFQLLSERIQNSEEG, from the coding sequence ATGCAACGAATCGCAAATTTATTAGTGTTAAAAGATAATCATGTTTTATTATTAAAAAAACCACGCCGCGGATGGTATGTCGCACCAGGTGGAAAAGTAAATCCGGGTGAGTCAATATATGAAGCGGCCGTAAGGGAATTTACAGAGGAAACGGGAACGACGCCGATTACTCCTCATTTAAAAGGTACTTACACAATGGTCATTCAAGATGAAAAAGAGCAGATTGTGAAAGATGAGTGGATGCTTTTTACATTTATCGCATATGATTTACAAGGCACACCGTTTGAAAAGACGATTGAAGGCGAACTGGAATGGCATCCTGTTGAAAATTTACAAACCCTTCCAATGGCTGAAGGCGATCGGACCAACTTATTGTTTGCTGTTTCAAATCAAGGCATGCAATATGGAACGTTTACGTACACAGAGCAATTCCAATTATTAAGTGAGAGAATTCAAAATTCCGAGGAAGGATGA